A genomic stretch from Aedes albopictus strain Foshan chromosome 2, AalbF5, whole genome shotgun sequence includes:
- the LOC134288098 gene encoding uncharacterized protein LOC134288098, protein MSTNFTNNLHGDDFLSQSCESEVENTLSQLGLTEDQLLSSSQEKMEISCPSTPTSRSSTCFDKADPDLQHPSSTDSNLLDMEDNEDVGIRIVINPQESLASSKGSEDNKGSTEAKGAPSKKFPTLTRSQRKQLRTLREKGKDRNEALSIILNKESEPTSSKRSRNDLDKSATEDPKQKRVKHHLDPRERAQQSTNSAPQKNVSGQQNPPMRKTAGISYSDMAKSVKVGIIPKDFPTVQLTTAQLDLLQEALLLRVVQQRNEPIKPKFNNLIYKSGYMGLICKDQETAEWLKRISPSMKPWEGAELMAMDEVAIPRPEMIRAFFPQSSSYDDDRIKALIESQNDITTTNWRIVKRSILKDIHVEWIFTVEGASMEKLKKSKYTLNYRFGEIQLRKITDQPTADTANPTGRPTQEQSEEASCSGKVSKSHPKSTIKASQSASKGKARSLHATPCSSGTKPKVSKQGKGSAKSDSLTTEAKLAGQVATGKRNNPNCNTKRHPDDPQHPKPDSRRPEKSGNPGNGD, encoded by the exons atgagtacaaattttacaaacaacCTTCACGGTGACGACTTCCTCTCTCAGTCGTGTGAGAGCGAAGTGGAGAATACTCTGAGTCAGCTTGGCCTTACCGAAGACCAGCTACTCAGTAGTTCGCAGGAGAAGATGGAAATATCCTGCCCCTCAACGCCTACCTCCCGGAGCAGCACATGTTTCGACAAAGCTGATCCAGATCTACAACACCCCTCATCGACCGACTCCAACCTGCTGGACATGGAAGATAACGAAGATGTTGGTATACGGATCGTCATCAACCCCCAAGAATCTTTAGCAAGTAGCAAAGGATCCGAAGATAACAAGGGTTCTACGGAAGCTAAGGGGGCTCCGAGTAAGAAATTCCCCACACTCACACGCTCGCAGAGGAAGCAGCTTAGAACTCTCCGGGAGAAGGGAAAAGACCGGAAtgaggccttgtccataatcctgaataaggagagcgagcccacttcctcaaaacgctcgagaaacgacctagataaatccgccacagaggaccccaaacaaaaaagggtgaaacaccatctggatccgagagagcgcgcccaacagtccacaaacagtgcgcctcagaaaaacgtgtctggacaacaaaacccacccatgaggaaaacagctggtatcagctacagtgatatggccaaaagcgtgaaggtcgggataatacccaaagactttcccaccgtccaactcactacagcccagctagaccttctacaagaagcacttctgctcagagtagttcaacaacgaaacgagccaataaaacccaaattcaacaacctcatctacaagtccggttacatgggtctaatctgtaaggatcaagagactgctgagtggttaaagagaatatccccatccatgaaaccctgggaaggtgcagagctgatggcaatggacgaagtggcgattccacgtccagagatgatccgagcattcttcccacaaagctccagctatgacgacgaccgaataaaggctctcatagaaagccaaaatgacatcacaacaactaattggcgtattgtgaaacgatccattctgaaagacattcatgtcgaatggatcttcacagtagagggtgcgtcgatggaaaagttgaagaagtccaaatacaccctcaactaccgatttggtgaaatccaactaaggaagattacagatcaaccgactgccgataccgccaatccgactggaaggccgacccaagagcaatctgaggaggcctcctgttcgggcaag gttagtaaatctcaccccaaaagcaccataaaggctagtcagtccgcctctaaaggaaaagctcgaagcttacatgcgactccctgctctagtggtaccaaaccaaaggtatctaaacagggcaaagggagtgcaaaaagcgacagtttgaccacagaggcgaaactggcgggccaggtcgctacagggaagagaaacaacccaaactgtaacaccaaacgacaccctgatgatccgcaacatccaaagccggatagtcgtcgtccggaaaaaagcggtaaccccggaaatggcgactaa